A window of Pirellulales bacterium genomic DNA:
ATCATCGGCACGACGGCCGCGTGCGCGGATTCGTTCCAATGCGGCTGCACGTCGTGCATCAGCAGATAATCGCCGTTGCCGATCCAGGGGTTGAAATCTTTACTGGTCGGATCGCCGCCAAACGCGAGCGAATAGCCCCAAAATGCCCAAATGATGCTGTTCATCCCCATCAGAAATACGCACTGCATCATCACGCCCAGCACGTTCTTCTTCCGCACCAGCCCGCCGTAGAACAACGCCAATCCGGGGGCCGTCATCAACAGCACCAGCGCCGAGGCCGTGAGCATCCAGGCGTTGTCTCCCGCGAGCCGGGCCGATGCGATCTTGTCATTCAGAGCTTTGAGTTCGTCCGGATTGCCGGCGGCCGAAGCGGCTTGAGCCCGCGCGATCCCGGCGCAAGTGCAGACTAATAAAGCAATCGCAAGCAGCGGCAGGACCACGAAACGCCGAAAACTCATCGAAGTGACTCGCAATTCTCAAGAAAATGGCCGGCCTGCCGGCGTTCGGTCGAATCGAAAGGGCAGCGGCCTGAATCGCTCCCAAACTAACCGGAGTTCGGCGGCGGGTAAAGAGTATTAGCGCTTTTCCCACGGCACGTCGACTTGGCCGGCCGCCGCGTTGGCCGCGCGGGCCAACACGAATAACAAGTCGCTCAAGCGGTTGAGATAGACGATCAAGTCGGGCGAAATAGTCTCGTCGGGCGCGCGAGAAAGCGTCACCACTCCACGCTCGGCGCGGCGGCAGACCGTCCGCGCAACGTGCAGCGCCGCGGCCGCGCGGGTCCCGCCGGGGAGAATAAACTGCTTGAGCGGCTTGAGCAGCGCCTCGATGCGATCGATGGCAGATTCCAGCGCGGCAACGTGCGC
This region includes:
- a CDS encoding cob(I)yrinic acid a,c-diamide adenosyltransferase, with product MKIYTKTGDNGETGLFGGPRVRKDSPRIEAYGTVDELNALIGLARSESLPGKIDELLARIQSELFDVGAELATPDPKRHGTSLVGPAHVAALESAIDRIEALLKPLKQFILPGGTRAAAALHVARTVCRRAERGVVTLSRAPDETISPDLIVYLNRLSDLLFVLARAANAAAGQVDVPWEKR